A genomic window from Candidatus Kouleothrix ribensis includes:
- a CDS encoding bifunctional (p)ppGpp synthetase/guanosine-3',5'-bis(diphosphate) 3'-pyrophosphohydrolase produces the protein MDSMTAPVAIGNDAATESPRPTRRAVAPQAQPLRPDPEFMFSPIADDLVRHFSSYQQHSADLERDVLTIRRAYAIAREAHKTQKRASGEPYIDHPVAVASLLLDLRLDVASIAAALLHDVVEDTSITKEQVDQAFGGEVAHLVDGVTKLSALEAQTKEEAQVGTYRKMFIAMADDPRVVLVKLADRMHNMRTIAVMKPESQQRNARETLDIYAPLAHRLGIWQMKWELEDKSFAILKPDKYQEISRALALRRDAREKIIQRVITRLIMSLEKEGIKADITGRPKHIYSIYRKMERKGVSLDQIYDQLAVRVIVNTVGDCYQVLGIAHALWPPVPGEFDDYIANPKESMYQSLHTTVLIPGGQPCEIQIRTQAMHEVAEHGIAAHWRYKEGFGRSDASFEAKLAWLRGLIEWRRDLTDAQEFVESLKSDVLEDQVYVFTPKGKIIDLPVGSTPVDFAFRIHSEVGNRCVGAKVNNRMVPLDYQLHSGEIVQVMTTKSARGPSRDWLNFVKTSGARNHIRRYFKRMRRDENEAAGRDLLEKEIKRLGLTIPFEEVAQLAGVKTIEDLFAHIGSGETTARTIVQRLLAQTSKQQEELSDIPQVAPQPERKTDPKGISVRGVDGVLTRLAKCCHPVVGEPILGFVTRGKGITVHRADCRQVINERDHARLVEVTWGEASPQHGHPVLVRIEAWDRVGLWRDISGTVADAGINIQELQQVPTRKPDRAVLNVTMLIQSISQLSTILDKLNRLPDVIEARRENSGLTPSA, from the coding sequence ATGGACTCGATGACCGCACCGGTAGCGATCGGCAACGACGCCGCGACCGAATCGCCCCGACCCACCCGTCGCGCTGTGGCGCCGCAGGCTCAGCCGTTGCGCCCCGACCCCGAGTTTATGTTCAGCCCGATCGCCGATGATCTGGTGCGGCACTTCAGCTCGTACCAGCAGCACAGCGCCGACCTCGAGCGCGATGTGCTGACCATCCGCCGCGCCTACGCGATCGCCCGCGAGGCCCATAAAACCCAGAAGCGCGCCTCGGGCGAGCCATATATCGACCACCCGGTGGCGGTGGCCAGCCTGCTGCTCGACCTGCGGCTCGACGTGGCCTCGATCGCTGCGGCGCTGCTGCACGACGTAGTTGAGGACACCTCGATCACCAAGGAGCAGGTCGACCAGGCCTTCGGCGGCGAGGTGGCCCATCTGGTCGACGGCGTCACCAAGCTGTCGGCGCTCGAGGCCCAGACCAAAGAGGAAGCCCAGGTTGGCACCTACCGCAAGATGTTCATCGCCATGGCCGATGACCCGCGCGTGGTGCTGGTGAAGCTGGCCGACCGCATGCACAACATGCGCACGATCGCCGTGATGAAGCCCGAGAGCCAGCAGCGCAACGCCCGCGAGACGCTCGATATCTACGCGCCACTGGCCCACCGCCTGGGCATCTGGCAGATGAAATGGGAGCTTGAAGATAAGTCGTTCGCGATCCTCAAGCCCGATAAGTACCAGGAGATCAGCCGGGCGCTGGCGCTGCGCCGCGACGCGCGCGAGAAGATTATTCAGCGCGTGATCACACGCCTGATTATGTCGCTCGAAAAAGAGGGCATCAAGGCCGATATCACCGGCCGGCCCAAGCATATCTACTCGATCTACCGCAAGATGGAGCGCAAGGGCGTCAGCCTCGACCAGATCTACGACCAGCTGGCCGTGCGCGTGATTGTCAATACCGTCGGCGATTGCTACCAGGTGCTGGGTATCGCCCACGCGCTCTGGCCGCCGGTGCCGGGCGAGTTCGACGACTATATCGCGAACCCCAAGGAGAGCATGTACCAGTCGTTGCATACAACTGTGCTGATCCCTGGTGGCCAGCCCTGCGAGATCCAGATCCGCACCCAGGCGATGCACGAGGTCGCCGAGCATGGTATCGCCGCACACTGGCGCTACAAAGAGGGCTTCGGCCGCTCCGACGCGTCGTTCGAGGCCAAGCTGGCCTGGCTGCGCGGCCTGATCGAGTGGCGGCGCGACCTGACCGACGCCCAGGAGTTCGTCGAGTCGCTGAAGTCCGATGTGCTCGAAGATCAGGTGTATGTGTTTACGCCCAAAGGCAAAATCATCGACCTGCCGGTTGGCTCGACGCCGGTCGACTTTGCCTTCCGCATTCACTCCGAGGTCGGCAACCGCTGCGTGGGTGCCAAGGTCAATAACCGCATGGTTCCGCTCGACTACCAGCTGCATAGCGGTGAGATCGTGCAGGTGATGACGACCAAGAGCGCGCGCGGCCCCAGCCGCGACTGGCTCAACTTCGTGAAGACCTCGGGCGCGCGCAATCACATCCGGCGCTACTTCAAGCGTATGCGCCGCGATGAGAACGAGGCCGCCGGGCGCGATCTGCTCGAGAAAGAGATCAAGCGCCTGGGCCTGACTATCCCGTTCGAAGAGGTGGCCCAGCTGGCCGGCGTCAAGACGATCGAGGATCTGTTCGCGCATATCGGCAGCGGCGAGACTACCGCGCGCACGATCGTCCAGCGCCTCCTGGCGCAGACGAGCAAACAGCAAGAGGAGCTGTCCGACATTCCGCAGGTGGCGCCACAGCCCGAGCGCAAGACTGACCCGAAGGGGATTTCGGTGCGTGGCGTCGATGGTGTGCTGACGCGCCTGGCCAAGTGCTGCCACCCGGTGGTCGGTGAGCCGATCCTGGGCTTCGTGACGCGCGGCAAGGGCATTACCGTTCACCGCGCCGACTGCCGCCAGGTGATCAACGAGCGCGACCACGCCCGGCTGGTCGAGGTAACATGGGGCGAGGCCAGCCCGCAGCACGGCCACCCGGTGCTGGTGCGGATCGAGGCCTGGGATCGCGTCGGCCTGTGGCGCGATATCTCAGGCACCGTCGCCGACGCCGGCATCAATATTCAGGAGCTGCAGCAGGTACCCACGCGCAAGCCCGACCGCGCGGTGCTAAACGTGACCATGCTGATCCAGAGCATCTCGCAGCTCTCGACCATCCTCGACAAGCTCAACCGCCTGCCCGACGTGATCGAGGCGCGGCGCGAGAACAGCGGCCTCACCCCCAGCGCGTAG
- a CDS encoding biotin--[acetyl-CoA-carboxylase] ligase — translation MHDQLTSAAIQHGLATQVIGRVAECYAQLGSTNELMRRRARAGAHEGLVIIADEQTAGRGRMGRGWAAPPGTSLLMSVLLRPAWLAPADVFALTMLAGVALCEAVEQIAPVWAALKWPNDLLVPTPGADAPRKAAGVLSEVELSDGVIAWVVIGMGININWAPAGIVDGRDLGTQATSIAAAAGRPVDRLGLAQALLARLDARYAELRQGHHAALFAAWRARLATLGQPVQVSLPAGALSGLAEDVEPSGALRIRDAGGNLHRVMAGDVSA, via the coding sequence ATGCACGATCAGCTGACCAGTGCGGCGATCCAGCACGGCCTGGCGACGCAGGTGATCGGCCGGGTGGCCGAGTGCTACGCCCAGCTTGGCTCGACCAATGAGCTGATGCGGCGGCGCGCCCGTGCCGGTGCCCATGAGGGCCTGGTGATCATCGCCGACGAGCAGACTGCCGGGCGCGGGCGCATGGGCCGCGGCTGGGCCGCCCCACCCGGCACCAGCCTGCTCATGTCGGTGCTGCTGCGCCCGGCCTGGCTCGCCCCGGCCGATGTATTCGCGCTCACGATGCTGGCGGGCGTAGCGCTGTGCGAGGCAGTCGAGCAGATTGCGCCGGTGTGGGCTGCGCTCAAGTGGCCGAACGACTTGCTCGTGCCAACGCCGGGCGCCGATGCGCCGCGCAAGGCTGCCGGCGTGCTGAGCGAGGTTGAGCTGAGCGATGGCGTGATCGCTTGGGTGGTGATTGGCATGGGCATCAACATCAACTGGGCGCCGGCCGGTATTGTCGATGGGCGCGACCTGGGCACCCAGGCTACCAGCATTGCGGCCGCAGCCGGCCGGCCCGTCGATCGGCTGGGGCTGGCGCAGGCGCTGCTGGCCCGGCTCGATGCGCGCTATGCCGAGCTGCGCCAGGGCCACCACGCCGCGCTATTCGCCGCCTGGCGCGCGCGCTTGGCGACGCTCGGCCAGCCGGTGCAGGTGAGCTTGCCCGCGGGCGCGCTCAGCGGCCTGGCCGAGGATGTCGAGCCTTCGGGTGCGCTGCGCATCCGCGATGCCGGCGGCAATCTGCATCGGGTGATGGCCGGCGATGTGAGCGCCTGA
- a CDS encoding pyridoxal-phosphate dependent enzyme has product MPDPWLRDAIAAINADFTRSADTHMVPVPLPAFPGMRLYIKDESTHVTGSLKHRLARSLFLYALCNGWITRDTPIIEASSGSTAISEAYYARLLGLRFIAVVARGTSPEKLRRIAQYGGECLLVDDPRHDRARARELAAELGGHFMDQFTFAERATDWRGNNNIADSVFKQLADEPYPIPHWVVCGAGTGGTAATFGRYIRYRSYPTQVCVVDPERSVFYSYYHTRSRDCEAVGGSGVEGIGRPQVEPSFLPEIIDTMIRVPNAASYAAIHVLEDLVGRRYGGSTGTNFVGVCALIAAMAARGERGALVMIGCDAGELYRDTYYSASWLAQQQIDIGPYYERLHAFTTQGLWAPGDIVQSLPS; this is encoded by the coding sequence ATGCCCGACCCATGGCTTCGTGACGCGATAGCCGCGATTAACGCCGACTTCACACGCTCGGCCGACACGCACATGGTGCCGGTGCCGCTACCGGCATTTCCCGGCATGCGCCTGTATATCAAAGACGAGTCGACCCATGTCACCGGCAGCCTGAAGCATCGCCTGGCGCGCTCGCTGTTCCTCTACGCGCTGTGCAACGGCTGGATCACGCGCGACACGCCGATCATCGAGGCATCTTCCGGTAGCACCGCGATCTCCGAGGCCTACTACGCGCGCCTGCTAGGCCTGCGCTTTATCGCGGTGGTGGCGCGCGGCACCTCGCCCGAGAAGCTGCGCCGGATCGCGCAGTACGGCGGCGAGTGCCTGCTGGTCGATGATCCGCGCCACGACCGGGCGCGCGCCCGCGAGCTGGCGGCCGAGCTGGGCGGCCACTTCATGGATCAGTTTACCTTTGCCGAGCGCGCCACCGATTGGCGTGGCAACAACAATATCGCCGATTCGGTGTTCAAGCAGCTGGCCGACGAGCCATACCCCATTCCGCACTGGGTCGTCTGCGGCGCCGGCACCGGCGGCACAGCAGCGACATTTGGGCGCTACATCCGCTACCGTAGCTACCCCACCCAGGTGTGTGTGGTCGACCCCGAGCGCTCGGTGTTCTACTCGTACTACCACACGCGCAGCCGCGATTGCGAGGCGGTGGGCGGCTCGGGTGTCGAGGGCATCGGCCGCCCGCAGGTCGAGCCGTCGTTCCTGCCCGAGATCATCGACACCATGATCCGCGTGCCGAATGCGGCCTCGTACGCCGCCATCCATGTGCTCGAAGATCTGGTCGGCCGGCGCTACGGCGGCTCGACCGGCACGAACTTCGTGGGCGTATGCGCGCTGATCGCGGCCATGGCCGCACGCGGCGAGCGCGGTGCGCTGGTGATGATCGGGTGCGACGCTGGCGAGCTATATCGCGATACATACTATAGCGCGAGCTGGCTGGCCCAACAGCAGATCGATATCGGGCCGTACTACGAGCGGCTGCACGCCTTCACCACACAGGGCCTCTGGGCGCCAGGTGACATTGTGCAGTCGCTGCCGTCTTGA
- a CDS encoding DUF839 domain-containing protein, whose protein sequence is MVHTPKRLGLALAAGLAALAIGTAAATPSGAIGPSTATTPYIVASQPGVVLKSVLTVGDSVNAKPNGEPYRLVGIPDGMGAFDNKDGSFTLLMNHELRAGLGATRAHGANGAFVSKWTIRKRDLAVLKGEDLIQQVVTWNAATSSYNPPAAGVSFSRFCSANLPARGAFYHDGVGYNGRIFMNGEENGPEGRAFAHLLDGTSYELPRLGKFSWENALANPDTGKKTVVIGTDDGTGGQLYVYIGKKTNSGSPVDRAGLTNGILYGVKVTGFTDENPDTGIPSGTKFTLISLGNVENLTGAQLDAASDAAGITHFQRPEDAEWDPRNSDDFYFATTASFIGQSRLWRLDFKDIERPEIGGKIELLLDGSEGPKMMDNLTVNRRGQVIIQEDPGNQSYIAKIWRYDIARDRLTEIAQHDPARFTPGAPGFLTQDEESSGVIDVSSILGQGWYLLAVQAHYATDAELVEGGQLLALRVPPK, encoded by the coding sequence ATGGTGCATACCCCCAAACGGCTGGGATTGGCTCTAGCCGCCGGGCTGGCGGCGCTGGCGATCGGCACGGCCGCAGCCACCCCCAGCGGCGCGATCGGCCCGAGCACAGCAACCACGCCGTATATCGTGGCCTCACAGCCGGGTGTCGTGCTCAAATCAGTGCTGACTGTGGGCGACTCGGTTAATGCCAAGCCCAACGGCGAGCCGTATCGCCTGGTCGGCATCCCCGACGGGATGGGCGCGTTCGACAACAAAGACGGCAGCTTCACCCTGCTGATGAACCACGAGCTGCGCGCGGGCCTGGGCGCCACACGCGCCCACGGCGCCAACGGCGCGTTCGTGTCGAAGTGGACTATTCGCAAGCGTGATCTGGCAGTGCTAAAGGGTGAGGATCTGATCCAGCAGGTCGTTACCTGGAACGCGGCCACCAGCAGCTACAACCCGCCCGCCGCCGGCGTGTCGTTCTCGCGCTTTTGCTCGGCCAACCTGCCTGCGCGCGGGGCGTTCTACCACGACGGCGTGGGCTACAACGGCCGCATCTTCATGAACGGCGAGGAGAATGGCCCCGAGGGCCGTGCATTCGCGCATCTGCTCGACGGCACCAGCTACGAGCTGCCGCGCCTGGGCAAGTTCAGCTGGGAGAACGCGCTGGCTAACCCCGACACCGGCAAGAAGACCGTGGTCATCGGCACCGACGACGGCACCGGCGGCCAGCTGTATGTGTATATCGGCAAGAAGACCAACAGCGGCAGCCCGGTCGATCGCGCCGGCCTGACCAACGGCATCCTGTATGGCGTGAAGGTCACCGGCTTCACCGACGAGAACCCCGATACCGGCATCCCCTCGGGCACCAAGTTTACACTCATCAGCCTGGGCAATGTCGAAAACCTGACCGGCGCGCAGCTCGACGCGGCCAGCGACGCCGCCGGCATCACGCACTTCCAGCGCCCCGAAGACGCCGAGTGGGACCCGCGCAACTCCGACGATTTCTATTTCGCCACTACCGCCAGCTTCATCGGCCAGAGTCGGCTGTGGCGGCTCGACTTCAAAGACATCGAGCGCCCCGAGATCGGCGGCAAGATCGAGCTGCTGCTCGACGGCAGCGAAGGCCCAAAGATGATGGACAACCTGACAGTAAACCGGCGCGGCCAGGTAATCATCCAGGAGGACCCCGGCAACCAGAGCTACATCGCCAAGATCTGGCGCTACGACATAGCGCGCGATCGGCTGACCGAGATCGCGCAGCACGACCCCGCGCGCTTCACACCGGGCGCGCCGGGCTTCCTGACCCAGGACGAAGAGTCGTCGGGGGTGATCGATGTGTCGAGCATTCTTGGCCAGGGCTGGTATCTGCTGGCAGTGCAGGCGCACTACGCCACCGACGCCGAGCTGGTTGAGGGCGGCCAGCTGCTGGCGCTGCGAGTTCCACCGAAGTAG
- the dusB gene encoding tRNA dihydrouridine synthase DusB, with the protein MSLYDDLPTSYMVAHIRISPNIVLAPMVGVTDSVFRRMILGLGGCGLVSSEMTNAASISPRAIRQHHQLDFLPEERPITMQLSGNDPDLVASAARLVEQHGADILDLNCGCPSPKVTGGGHGSALLRDLPKMERMLRAVKAAVQIPVTLKFRSGWDEQNLNYLDTARMAESVGVAALALHARTRAQAYTGLANWAHIAEVKRAVRIPVIGNGDARDAADALERLGASGADGVMIGRGAMANPWIFQQIAQLRRGEQPYTPSPADKRAWLLRYLELCQAEMGERLALNKLKQLAGQFVVALPGSAVLRSSVHRATTLDAAREQIELFFAPYLEPAMAGAAA; encoded by the coding sequence ATGAGTTTGTACGACGACCTACCGACCAGCTACATGGTCGCGCATATTCGGATCAGCCCCAATATCGTCCTGGCGCCGATGGTTGGCGTCACCGACAGTGTCTTCCGGCGCATGATCCTGGGCCTGGGCGGCTGCGGCCTGGTAAGCAGCGAGATGACCAACGCGGCCAGCATCAGCCCGCGCGCGATCAGGCAGCACCACCAGCTCGACTTCCTGCCCGAGGAGCGGCCGATCACCATGCAGCTGAGCGGCAACGACCCCGATCTGGTGGCGAGCGCCGCGCGCCTGGTCGAGCAGCACGGCGCCGATATTCTCGATCTCAACTGCGGCTGCCCTTCGCCTAAAGTCACCGGCGGCGGCCATGGCTCGGCGCTGCTGCGCGACCTGCCGAAGATGGAGCGGATGCTGCGCGCAGTCAAGGCCGCCGTGCAGATCCCGGTGACGCTGAAGTTTCGCTCGGGCTGGGACGAGCAGAACCTGAATTATCTCGACACCGCGCGCATGGCCGAGTCGGTTGGCGTGGCGGCGCTGGCGCTGCATGCGCGCACGCGCGCACAGGCCTACACCGGGCTGGCCAACTGGGCGCATATTGCCGAAGTCAAGCGCGCGGTGCGCATCCCGGTGATCGGCAACGGCGATGCCCGCGACGCAGCCGACGCGCTCGAGCGGCTGGGTGCCAGCGGCGCCGACGGCGTGATGATCGGCCGCGGCGCGATGGCCAACCCCTGGATCTTTCAGCAGATCGCCCAGCTGCGCCGGGGCGAGCAGCCCTACACGCCTAGCCCGGCCGACAAGCGCGCCTGGCTGCTGCGCTACCTCGAGCTGTGCCAGGCCGAGATGGGTGAGCGGCTCGCGCTTAATAAGCTCAAGCAGCTGGCCGGCCAGTTCGTGGTGGCACTGCCGGGCAGCGCTGTGCTGCGCTCGTCGGTACACCGCGCCACCACGCTCGATGCCGCGCGCGAGCAGATTGAACTCTTCTTCGCGCCCTACCTCGAGCCGGCCATGGCCGGCGCCGCTGCCTAG
- the xerD gene encoding site-specific tyrosine recombinase XerD encodes MDEQVELFLQSLAEKRGLSANTTAAYRTDLEQFGGFIRERQLAEWQAVAHDDILAFLLFLRERRYANSTVARRTAAVKSFYAYLKTEGLVPSDPTEQIDSPKVDRYLPKSLTPTQVDELLELPLRDPTPERLRDKAMLELLYATGMRVSELVALNLRDVNMESESVRCMGKGGRERILPISGSSTTAIEEYLDIARAQLARGAAQKTDALFLNHRGKRLTRQGFWLILKGYAEALSIGDLTPHTLRHSFAAHMLSGGADIRSVQALLGHASLSTTQIYTQLNHAGEGRRATQPAAPEAYAGNGTLREGTVLAED; translated from the coding sequence ATGGACGAACAAGTTGAGCTGTTCCTTCAGAGTCTGGCCGAAAAGCGCGGGCTGTCGGCGAATACGACCGCAGCCTACCGCACCGATCTCGAGCAATTCGGCGGCTTCATACGCGAGCGCCAGCTGGCTGAGTGGCAGGCGGTCGCGCACGACGATATTCTGGCGTTTCTACTGTTCCTGCGCGAGCGGCGCTACGCCAACTCGACGGTAGCCCGCCGCACTGCGGCTGTCAAGTCATTCTACGCCTACCTGAAGACCGAGGGGCTGGTGCCGAGCGACCCGACCGAGCAGATCGACTCACCTAAGGTCGACCGCTACCTGCCTAAATCGCTGACACCCACCCAGGTCGATGAGCTGCTCGAGCTGCCGCTGCGCGACCCGACGCCCGAGCGCCTGCGCGACAAAGCCATGCTCGAGCTGCTGTACGCCACTGGCATGCGCGTGAGCGAGCTGGTGGCGCTCAACCTGCGCGATGTGAACATGGAGTCCGAGAGCGTGCGCTGCATGGGCAAGGGCGGGCGCGAGCGCATCCTACCGATCAGCGGCTCGTCCACCACCGCGATCGAGGAGTATCTCGATATCGCGCGGGCACAGCTGGCGCGCGGCGCGGCGCAGAAGACCGACGCGCTGTTCCTCAACCACCGCGGCAAGCGCCTGACCCGCCAGGGGTTCTGGCTGATCCTGAAGGGCTACGCCGAGGCGCTGAGCATTGGCGACCTGACGCCGCACACCTTGCGGCACTCGTTCGCCGCGCATATGCTGAGCGGTGGCGCCGATATTCGCTCGGTGCAGGCGCTGCTGGGCCACGCCTCGCTCTCGACCACCCAGATCTATACGCAGCTCAACCACGCCGGCGAGGGCCGCCGCGCCACGCAGCCGGCCGCGCCCGAGGCGTATGCCGGGAATGGCACACTGCGCGAGGGCACGGTTCTCGCCGAAGATTGA
- a CDS encoding LysM peptidoglycan-binding domain-containing protein, which produces MKHDPAPGARALALLLPLALGLAACAPPAPSGPRPTAATLLVITPAPTQNIDATATAYAIQLVPTPTPAGLYVVQPNDTLSRLAEDFGTTVEELMAANNLTDPNAIQAGQTLIIPSLISSTLTLATAETLPTTTGVPTALQARATPISTPVSP; this is translated from the coding sequence ATGAAACACGACCCCGCGCCCGGCGCGCGCGCGTTGGCGCTGCTGCTGCCGCTGGCGCTTGGCCTGGCAGCCTGCGCGCCGCCCGCGCCGAGTGGGCCGCGACCCACCGCCGCCACGCTGCTTGTGATTACGCCTGCGCCAACTCAGAACATCGATGCCACCGCTACGGCGTATGCCATCCAGCTTGTGCCCACGCCCACCCCGGCCGGGCTGTATGTGGTGCAGCCTAACGATACGCTCAGCAGGCTGGCCGAAGACTTCGGCACAACGGTCGAGGAGCTGATGGCCGCAAACAACCTGACTGACCCGAATGCGATTCAGGCCGGGCAGACTCTGATCATCCCATCGCTGATCAGCAGCACCCTGACACTGGCTACCGCCGAGACGCTGCCGACCACCACTGGCGTACCAACCGCCCTGCAGGCACGCGCAACGCCCATCAGCACGCCGGTATCGCCGTAG
- a CDS encoding HAD-IA family hydrolase, which produces MQTEHAPRAVLWDMDGTLLDSAEYHWLAWQATMAGEQFDLTYAQFVASFGQRNDTILRGWLGAGLAEHEIARIGAAKEQRYRELVRDRGVVLLPGVEHWLRRLQAGGWRQAIASAAPHLNVAAILDTLQIGPFFDAITSAEDVQHGKPDPQVFLLAAARVATPPARCIVVEDAPAGIEGAHRGGMRAIGVRSAHSDLRADIVVGTLAELDDDAFERLLAGQ; this is translated from the coding sequence ATGCAGACCGAACACGCGCCGCGCGCGGTGCTCTGGGATATGGACGGCACGCTGCTCGACTCGGCCGAGTACCACTGGCTGGCATGGCAGGCGACCATGGCCGGCGAGCAGTTTGATCTGACCTATGCGCAGTTCGTCGCGTCGTTCGGCCAGCGCAACGACACCATCCTGCGTGGCTGGCTCGGCGCCGGCCTGGCCGAGCACGAGATTGCGCGGATCGGCGCTGCCAAAGAGCAGCGCTACCGCGAGCTAGTGCGCGACCGGGGTGTCGTGCTGCTGCCAGGCGTCGAACACTGGCTGCGGCGGCTCCAGGCCGGCGGCTGGCGCCAGGCGATTGCCTCGGCCGCGCCGCACCTGAATGTCGCGGCGATTCTCGACACACTCCAGATCGGGCCATTCTTCGATGCGATCACCAGTGCCGAGGATGTGCAGCACGGCAAGCCCGACCCGCAGGTGTTCCTGCTGGCGGCCGCACGCGTGGCCACGCCACCCGCGCGCTGCATTGTGGTCGAAGATGCGCCGGCCGGGATCGAGGGCGCCCACCGCGGCGGCATGCGCGCGATTGGCGTGCGCTCGGCGCATAGCGACCTGCGCGCCGATATTGTGGTTGGCACGCTGGCCGAGCTCGACGACGATGCGTTCGAGCGGCTGCTGGCCGGCCAGTAA
- a CDS encoding MFS transporter, translating to MAETSIDEGAAPAAAGSPRGFFSPLRNWYFRRLWLGESISLLGDQFYLVALPWLTLQLTGSGLALGTVLMAAAIPRLLFMLVGGALADRISPRPLLLGSNAVRMVLAALLAVLAWAGALSLGLLYLFAFAFGVADAFFQPAMLAIVPGLVDPDELEPSNALLQATGQASEIVGPLAAGLVIATGAIWYAFAIDALSFLFAAVMLLGVRVVRPAAEASAEPGAPGLVAELLAGLRTVWRDPAMRIFLLVIAGLNFFMIGPVNAGLPALAALRFGASAGAFGTMLTLFGVGALLGTLAAGALRIGGRMGLMLPAFTGLIGLALIGLGSAPSVLVACAMCAAIGFGISFVNIHILSWLQRRTPPELLGRVMSVVVAAALGLDPFSRAVAGLAIDWSTSAMFAVAGAGILAITLLAASSRAVRSIG from the coding sequence ATGGCCGAGACATCGATCGACGAAGGTGCCGCGCCGGCAGCGGCCGGCAGCCCACGCGGGTTCTTCAGCCCGCTGCGCAACTGGTACTTTCGCCGCCTGTGGCTGGGCGAGAGCATCTCGCTGCTGGGCGACCAGTTCTACCTGGTGGCGCTGCCCTGGCTGACGCTCCAGCTCACCGGCTCGGGCCTGGCGCTCGGCACTGTGCTGATGGCCGCCGCCATCCCGCGGCTGCTGTTCATGCTGGTGGGCGGCGCCCTGGCCGACCGCATATCGCCGCGGCCGCTGCTGCTGGGCTCGAACGCGGTGCGCATGGTGCTGGCCGCCCTGCTGGCGGTGCTGGCCTGGGCCGGGGCGCTCTCGCTCGGGCTGCTCTACCTGTTCGCGTTCGCGTTTGGCGTGGCCGACGCATTCTTCCAGCCGGCCATGCTCGCAATCGTCCCTGGCCTGGTCGATCCCGACGAGCTCGAGCCGAGCAATGCGCTGCTCCAGGCGACCGGCCAGGCCAGCGAGATCGTCGGCCCGCTGGCGGCCGGGCTGGTGATCGCCACCGGCGCGATCTGGTATGCGTTCGCGATCGATGCGCTGAGCTTTCTGTTTGCGGCGGTGATGCTGCTGGGCGTGCGCGTGGTGCGGCCGGCCGCAGAAGCCAGCGCCGAGCCGGGGGCGCCTGGCCTGGTGGCCGAGCTGCTGGCGGGCCTGCGCACGGTATGGCGCGACCCGGCCATGCGCATCTTTCTGCTGGTGATCGCCGGGCTCAACTTCTTCATGATCGGGCCGGTGAATGCCGGGCTGCCGGCGTTGGCGGCGCTGCGCTTTGGTGCCAGCGCCGGCGCGTTTGGCACTATGCTGACGCTCTTCGGGGTTGGCGCGCTGCTGGGCACGCTGGCGGCCGGGGCGTTGCGCATCGGCGGGCGGATGGGCCTGATGTTGCCGGCGTTCACCGGCCTGATCGGGCTGGCCTTGATCGGGCTGGGCAGTGCGCCGAGCGTGCTGGTTGCCTGCGCCATGTGCGCGGCGATTGGCTTCGGCATCAGCTTCGTCAATATTCATATTCTCTCGTGGCTCCAGCGGCGCACGCCGCCCGAGCTGCTTGGGCGTGTAATGAGCGTGGTGGTGGCGGCGGCGCTGGGGCTCGACCCGTTCTCGCGGGCGGTGGCCGGGCTGGCGATCGACTGGAGTACCAGCGCGATGTTCGCGGTTGCCGGCGCGGGTATACTGGCGATCACGCTGCTGGCTGCCAGCTCGCGCGCGGTGCGCTCGATTGGCTGA